GCATGCGTCTATACATATTTTCTTGTGATACATAAAGTGAAAGTGTAGGGCATACCTCCTCAGATGATAGTATTCCAAGTGCGATTATGTCGCACTTTTTTCTATGTAAATGTATAGGAACTGGGGGAAGGTACATAAGAATAAGGCTATATACAAAAATAAACCACATACTTATAGTAGAAATATTGACGATTTATAAGAAAAAGAGTACACTCTTTATAAGAATTATAAAATAATAATCCGTATAGAATCGGGGTGCATGACGGTGGTCAAAGAAGAATTAAAAGAAGCGCTAGAAATGCTGAAAAATACGGGTGTACGCATTACTCCACAGCGTCATGCTATTTTAGAGTACCTTGTGGAATCTATGACGCACCCAACAGCGGATGACATTTATAAAGCATTAGAAGGTAAGTTTCCAAATATGAGTGTTGCAACTGTCTATAATAACTTACGTGTGTTTAAAGAAGTTGGACTTGTAAAGGAATTAACTTATGGGGATGCTTCAAGTAGATTTGATTATGTTACAAGTCAACATTATCATGTGATTTGCGAAAAATGTGGTAAGATTGTTGATTTTCCTTATGGAGGTTTGGAACAGCTTGAAGAGGAAGCTGCGAAAACGACAGGTTTCGTTATTAATAGTCATCGCTTAGAAATTTATGGCGTTTGTCCAGAGTGTCATAAGGCGTAATATATAATAAAGAAAGAGGGTGACGATTTCGTCACCCTCTTTCTTTATTATATGGGGATGAAAAAATACTAAAGTGAAAGTACGTGTTATCCTTTATAGCTTTTTTTATTGTACTTCTCATTAAATTCTTTTCCTTCTAAACTCGGATCGAGTGTTAAAGGTTGGTTGCAATGCATACATGCGTCGACACGACCAAGCATTTTTGTTGGCTTATCGCAGCTTGGACAAATAATTTGTACAGTCTTAGTAGATAACATACCAATCCAAAAGTAAACGACAGTACTAGCGATAACAGCTAAAAAGCCAACCATCATAAATGTTGTCATAATAATAATGTTGTCACGGAAAAAGACTCCTAAGTATGCAATGAAGAGGCCGATAAATACTAAACTTAATGCAAAGGTTCGGATTTTATTAATTTTGTTCGAATATTTAATACCCATTCCCACCACACTCCTATAGGAATAATATAACACACAATTTAGAATATTTTATGAAAGTGAAGGCGATGATTAAATTTATCACTTATTAAAGAACAGTAGTGCTTTCTTTTAAGATGCAATACAGAAAGAGATTAGGTGGAAGAAGCATGTCTATAAAAGAGGAGTAGTAATTTTTTCTATAGTTAATTTAGCTTTTTAACGGGATGTGAAATTTTTTTAGAAAAAGTATTGACCCTATATATACTGCGTGATATATTAATAAACGTCGCTGATGCGGAAACGCAGAAAACGACAAAAAAGAAATTTAAAAAACTTAGTTGACATCGAAAAACGAAGATGTTAACATAAGGAAGTCGCAATTGAGCGGCGAAGTAGTTCTTTGAAAACTGAACGAAACAAACAACGTGAACGTCAATTTTTATTTTTAGATGCTAGACAAACTAACTTTATTGGAGAGTTTGATCCTGGCTCAGGATGAACGCTGGCGGCGTGCCTAATACATGCAAGTCGAGCGAATGGATTAAGAGCTTGCTCTTATGAAGTTAGCGGCGGACGGGTGAGTAACACGTGGGTAACCTGCCCATAAGACTGGGATAACTCCGGGAAACCGGGGCTAATACCGGATAATATTTTGAACTGCATAGTTCGAAATTGAAAGGCGGCTTCGGCTGTCACTTATGGATGGACCCGCGTCGCATTAGCTAGTTGGTGAGGTAACGGCTCACCAAGGCAACGATGCGTAGCCGACCTGAGAGGGTGATCGGCCACACTGGGACTGAGACACGGCCCAGACTCCTACGGGAGGCAGCAGTAGGGAATCTTCCGCAATGGACGAAAGTCTGACGGAGCAACGCCGCGTGAGTGATGAAGGCTTTCGGGTCGTAAAACTCTGTTGTTAGGGAAGAACAAGTGCTAGTTGAATAAGCTGGCACCTTGACGGTACCTAACCAGAAAGCCACGGCTAACTACGTGCCAGCAGCCGCGGTAATACGTAGGTGGCAAGCGTTATCCGGAATTATTGGGCGTAAAGCGCGCGCAGGTGGTTTCTTAAGTCTGATGTGAAAGCCCACGGCTCAACCGTGGAGGGTCATTGGAAACTGGGAGACTTGAGTGCAGAAGAGGAAAGTGGAATTCCATG
This Bacillus mycoides DNA region includes the following protein-coding sequences:
- the perR gene encoding peroxide-responsive transcriptional repressor PerR translates to MVKEELKEALEMLKNTGVRITPQRHAILEYLVESMTHPTADDIYKALEGKFPNMSVATVYNNLRVFKEVGLVKELTYGDASSRFDYVTSQHYHVICEKCGKIVDFPYGGLEQLEEEAAKTTGFVINSHRLEIYGVCPECHKA
- a CDS encoding YgzB family protein; translated protein: MGIKYSNKINKIRTFALSLVFIGLFIAYLGVFFRDNIIIMTTFMMVGFLAVIASTVVYFWIGMLSTKTVQIICPSCDKPTKMLGRVDACMHCNQPLTLDPSLEGKEFNEKYNKKSYKG